A genomic window from Streptomyces sp. HUAS YS2 includes:
- a CDS encoding menaquinone biosynthesis protein produces the protein MDNATDDHQRNRPRVGHIQFLNCLPLYWGLARTGTLLDLELTKDTPEKLSEQLVRGDLDIGPVTLVEYLRNAGDLVALPDIAVGCDGPVMSCVIVSQRPLAELDGARVALGSTSRTSVRLAQLLLAEQFGVTPDYYTCPPDLGLMMQEADAAVLIGDAALRASLHDAPRLGLQVHDLGTMWKDWTGLPFVFAVWAARKDYLAREPETVREVHEAFLASRDLSLVEVAKVAEQAARWETFDAALLERYFTTLDFRFGPEQLAGVREFARRTGPTTGFPADVKVELLPPRRQS, from the coding sequence GTGGACAATGCAACCGACGACCACCAGCGCAACCGCCCCCGGGTCGGTCACATCCAGTTCCTGAACTGTCTGCCGCTCTACTGGGGGCTGGCGCGGACCGGAACGCTCCTGGATCTCGAGCTCACCAAGGACACCCCGGAGAAGCTCAGCGAACAGCTGGTCCGCGGCGACCTGGATATCGGCCCCGTGACGCTCGTCGAATATCTCCGCAACGCCGGTGATCTCGTCGCACTGCCGGACATCGCGGTCGGCTGCGACGGCCCGGTGATGTCCTGCGTGATCGTCTCGCAGCGGCCGCTGGCCGAGCTGGACGGGGCGCGCGTCGCGCTCGGGTCCACCTCCCGCACCTCCGTGCGCCTGGCGCAGTTGCTGCTCGCCGAGCAGTTCGGGGTGACGCCCGACTACTACACGTGCCCGCCCGACCTCGGGCTGATGATGCAGGAGGCGGACGCGGCCGTGCTCATCGGCGACGCGGCGCTGCGCGCCTCGCTGCACGACGCGCCGCGGCTCGGGCTCCAGGTCCACGACCTGGGCACGATGTGGAAGGACTGGACGGGGCTGCCGTTCGTCTTCGCGGTGTGGGCCGCGCGAAAGGACTACCTGGCCCGCGAGCCGGAGACGGTCCGCGAGGTGCACGAGGCGTTCCTGGCCTCGCGCGACCTGTCGCTGGTGGAGGTCGCCAAGGTCGCCGAGCAGGCGGCCCGCTGGGAGACCTTCGACGCGGCGCTCCTGGAGCGGTACTTCACCACCCTGGACTTCCGCTTCGGACCCGAGCAGCTCGCCGGCGTCCGGGAGTTCGCCCGCCGCACCGGCCCGACGACCGGCTTCCCGGCGGACGTGAAGGTGGAGCTGCTGCCGCCCCGGCGACAGAGCTAG